The Streptomyces sp. A2-16 sequence ACGGCCGGGTGGGTCTCGAACAGCCTGTGGTCCGGCTTCTGCAGGCCGAGGCGCGTCGGGTCGCCGTTGAGGATCCGCAGGAGGGCGCCGAAGAGCCGCTGCTCCAGCCACATCGGCAGTTTCGGGCCGCCGGCGGCGATGGTGTCCACGGGCCGGCCGAACAGGTGCTTGGGGATGAACCAGTAGCCGCGCCGCATGCTGATCACCGCGTGGTCCGCGCTGCGGGCCGCGTCGCACGCGATGTCGCACCCGGAGTTCCCCGCGCCGACGACCAGGACCCGCTTGCCGCGCAGCTCCTCGGCGCCGCGATAGCCGACGGTGTGCCGGACCTCTCCGCTGAACCGTCCCGGCAGTTCGGGGATGTTGGGGTGCCACTGCGAACCCGTGCACACCACGACCTGCCCGTGCACGCTCTGCCCGCCGTCGGACGTGGTGACGGTCCAGGTGCCGTCCGCGTTCTTCGCGACGTTCTCGACCGCCGTACCGAACTCGATGCGCTCCGTCAGCCCGTACGCGTCGGCGAAGGACGTCAGGTACGACAGGATCTGCCGGTGCGGCGGGTAGTCCGCGAAGTGGTCGGGCATCGGGAAGCCGCCGAAGCCCGACAGGGTTTTGCTGGAGATGAAGTGGGCCGACTCGTACATCGGGCTGCCGGGGTTGTCGATGTCCCAGATGCCGCCCGGCCCCGAGTGCCGCTCGAGGTGGGTGTACGGCAGGTTCCGCTCCGCCAGGGCCCTGGCGACCGCCAGCCCGGCGGGTCCCGCCCCGATCACACACGTATCCGACTGGCTTCGCTCCACGGACCTGCCTCCTCGTAGCTCCCGCTGCACGGGACGGGTGTTGCAGGAAACGTACGCAGCCGCCGTCCGAGGTGAACTGACCCTCGCGGCCAGGGACCGGACCTCAGCGGCCGCGCCGCTTCCGGGCCGTCGCCGTCACCGGTCCCGCCGTCGTCACCGGTCCCGCCGTTGTCACCGGTCCCGCCGTCGTCCCGGGCGAGCACGCGAAGAAGCCGGTCCGGAGCCCGCGCTCCGGACCGGCGGTACGGGATGGGTCAGCCCGCGGCGGGCACGGGCTCACGGCCCGCCCCGGTCGGCGCCTTCGGATCGTCCTCGACCGCCCCGGCTGCGGTCTTCGGTTCGGCCTCCTCGACCGCCCCGGGGTGCGGGTCGGACGTCGGTCCTGCCTGCGGCCCGGGGGTGTGGTCGCCCTCGGGCACGGCGGTGAACGGGATCTCGCCGCGCAGGACGGCCCTGGCACGCTCCTCGTCCAGCTGCCCCTCCCACTTGGCGACCGCGAGCGTGGCGACGCCGTTGCCGACCACGCTGGTCAGGGCGCGGGCCTCGGACATGAACCGGTCGATGCCGAAGATCAGGGCCAGCGCGGCGACGGGCACGTGCGGCACGGCGCTGAGGGTGGCCGCCAGGGCGATGAAGCCGGAGCCGGTCACCCCGGCCGCGCCCTTGGAGGTCAGGAGCATGACGGCGAGCATGGACAGCTGCTGGGTGAGGCTGAGGTCGATGCCGAGGGCCTGGGCGAGGAAGACCGAGCCCATGGTCAGGTAGATGGCGGTGCCGTCGAGGTTGAAGGAGTACCCGGCGGGCAGCGTGATCCCGACGACCGGCTTCGAGGCGCCGGCGTGCTGGAGCTTGGCCATCATGCGCGGCAGCACCGGCTCGGAGGACGAAGTGCCCAGGACGATCAGCAGCTCCTCCTTGATGTAGCGGAGGAAGGGCAGCAGGCGCAGGCCGTTGACGCGCATGACGGTGCCGAGCACGACCAGGACGAAGAACAGGGCGGTGAGCCAGAAGGAGCCGACCAGCAGGAAGAGGTGGCGCAGGGTGTCGAGGCCGTAGTTGCCGATGGTGAAGGCCATGGAGCCGAAGGCACCGATGGGGGCCAGCCGCATGATCCAGCGGATGAGCGTGAACAGGACCCTGGAGAGCTTCTCGATGCCCTGGGTGAGCCCCGCGCCCGCCTCGCCGGCGGCGTTCAGGCCGAAGCCGAACAGCACCGAGATCAGCAGCACGGGCAGGATCTCGTGGCCGGTCAGCGCGCTGAGCAGGGTGTCCGGGATCATGGCGAGCAGGAACGCGGAGAGGCTCTCGTGGCTCGCGGTCGCCTCCGGCGGCAGCCCCTTGGTCGACAGGGTGGAGGGGTCGACGTGCAGTCCGCTGCCGGGCTGGACGACGTTCACGACGACCAGCCCGATCACCATGGCGACGGTCGTCAGGACCTCGAAGTAGATCAGCGCCTTGAGACTGACCCGGCCGACGGCACGGGCGTTGCCCATGGAGGCGATGCCGTGGACGACGGTGCAGAAGATGACGGGCGCGATCATCATGCGGACCAGCGCGATGAACCCGTCGCCCAGCGGTTTGAGATCGGCCCCGAACGACGGCCACAGCCAGCCGACGGCGGCCCCGGCCAGGACGCCGATCAGGCACTGGACGTAGAGCAGGGACAGCAGCCTGCGCAAGCGGCTCGGCGGTGCGTCGACGGTACCCGGGGCGGCGTCGTTGCGGCTCATGCGGGGCGTCCTTCCAGGACGGGAACGAGGAGTTCGGCTCGGGCGATGCGGCGGGCGGCGCGGTGCAGCAGCACCGTGGGGGACGCGCCCTCCCCCGCGGGGACGGCTCGGGCGGTGATGACACCGGCCGGGGTGCCCAGGCGCAGCGTCCCGTCGGCGGTCTGCCGGGCGACGCGGTGGGCGAGGGTGCCGGGTGTGGCGGCCGCGGTGGCCAGGGCTACGGCCGAGGTGAGGCCGATCGCCGGGTGGGGTGCGTGCATGGAGACCATGCGGACGGCCAGGTCGTACTCGTCCTGTGGGACGAGGGTGCCATCGGTGGTGCGGTAGGCGACAGGGCGGGCGACCACTCCGACCTTCGGGACGGCGTGGCTGACGGGGTCGCTCTCCTGGACCAGTCCCATGGCCAGGGCGGCTTGCCGGCGCAGCACGGTGAGGGCGGGCACCGCCGTGGCGAAGTCGGCGAGGGACTCGGTGCCGTCGAGTCCGAACGCCTTGGCCTCGAACAGCGCCGCCGGGGCGCCGGCGTCGACCAGGGACGCCTCGACGGTGCCGGTGGGCCCGGTCAGCGTGTCCAGGGCGTGGCCGGTCGGCAGGGCCCGGCCGGTCGACGTACCGGCGGGGTCCTCGAAGCCGAGGAGCACCGGCACGCCGAGCGCGGCGGTGCCCGGCACCCGGGCCGTCCCGGCGTCGGGGGCGGTCCGCCCCGGGGTGGGGATGGTGCCGCTGAGCCGGGCTCCGGTGTTGATGTTGAGCATCCGCACCGTGGTCGAGTCCGAGGTGACGGGCACCAGTTGGTTGTGGACGGCGTACAGGGCCACGGCGGTGGCGCAGTTGCCGCAGTTGCTGGTCCACTCCACCCGCGCGTCGCCGATGCCGACCTGTGCGAAGGCGTACTCGACGTCGACGTCCGGCTTCGTCGAGGCCCGGACGATCGCCGCCTTGGAGGTGGTGGAGGAGGCACCGCCGACGCCGTCGATCTGGCGGGGGTCGGCGGCGTTGTAGGCGGCGAGCAGCAGGGTGTCGGCGTCCACGCCGGTCGCCACCACGTCGTGGTGGTCGAAGATCCAGCACTTGCTGGTACCCCCGCGGATCATCTCGCCCTGCAGACGCAACACAACAGACTCCTCGTGGAAACCCCGACGGCACTTCCGTGCGGGCTGCGATCCACAGTGGGCGCGGGCAGCGTGAAGTACAATCTCGGAAATCTGCATGGGTATTAAGCTGAAGTGAACGCTGGAGGTGGCGAGATGCTCGACGTCCGGCGCATCCTGCTCTTCGCCGAGGTCGCCCGCCGGGGTTCTGTCACGGCGACCGCGCGCGCCCTCAACTACACGCCGTCAGCGGTGTCGCAGCAGGTCGGGCGCCTGGAGGCGGAGGCAGGACAGCCCCTCCTGGAGCGTCACGCGCGCGGGGTCACCCTCACCGACGCGGGGCGTGCGCTGGCCGAGCGAGGAGAGCGGATCAAGCGCGAGCTGACGGCCGCGGAGAACGAACTCGCCGACTTCGCGGGACTGCGCGCGGGCACGCTGCGCGTCGGAACCTTCCCCACCGTCGGCGCCTCCCTCCTCCCCCGGGCCGTGATCGCCTTCCGCCGGACGCACCCCGACGTACGGCTGACGGTGCGCAGTTCCCGGATCGCGGGGCTGTGGGCGATGCTGGAGAACCGCGAGATCGAGATGTCCCTGATGTGGGACTACGACTGGAACCGCATCGACCGCGAGGACATCGTCGTCACCTCGCTCGTCGACGACCCTCCGGCGCTCCTCGTCGGCGCGGACCACCCCCTCGCCGGCCGCGCTTCGGCCGCCCTCGCCGATTTCGCCGACGACGCCTGGATCACCCGTGCGGAGAACCACCCGGTGGCCGAGGCCCTCGCCCGCAGCTGCCGCACGGCCGGTTTCGAGCCGCAGATCGCCTACGAGGCCCACGACTACCAGGAGGCCCAGGCCATGGTCGCCGCCGGTATCGGCGTCGCCCTCGCCCCCACCCTGGCCCTGGAGGGCATCCGAGGAGGCGTCAGCGTCCTGCCGCTGCTGCCCCCCGCCCCGGTGCGCCGCATCCTCCTCGTCCGCATGAGCGACCACGCCCTGACCCCGGCCGCCGAGGCCTTCGTGGGCTTCCTGCGGGACAGCGCGGCGGTCGCCGGGGGGCGCTGACGGTCATGGCGGCGGTCGCCGGGGAACGCTGACGGTCGAGGCGGACGGACCCGGTCGGCCTGCGGGAACGGGTCGCATCCTGCCCGGAAGGCATCCTGCACACGGCACCCCGGAGACAGGCCCCAGCCCGCAGGGCGGCGACCTGGTACGGCCACGGCTCCCGCTCGGCACGCCCGGCCGTACGCTCCAGCCCGTACGCGCCGCACGCCTCCACCGCCGCAGTCCTGGCTGCCTCTCATCATGTTCGCCCTCGGGGCGTCCGGTCCGCGCCCGCTTGGCGGCGCGGTGCGAGGGGGGCGAAACTGGGGGCAGGACAAGAGCCGCCCGCAGGTGCAGGCAGGAACACAGGTGATCGTTCATGTGCCGATGGCTCGCTTATTCGGGAACACCCCTGCTTCTCGACACCATCCTCTACAAACCGGCCCACTCGCTGATCGATCAGAGCCTCCACTCCAGACTGGGTGTCGAGACGACGAACGGCGACGGTTTCGGCGTCGGCTGGTACTCGGAGGAGAGCATCGCCACCCCGGCCCTGTTCACCGACGTCGGCCCCGCCTGGAACAACCGCAACCTGAGGGAGCTAGCGGACCATGTCCGCTCCCCGCTGTTCTTCGCCCACATACGGGCGACGACCGGCACGGCGGTGCAGCAGACGAACTGCCACCCGTTCCGGCACGGCCGCTGGATGTGGATGCACAACGGCGCCATCGCGGACTATCACCTCGTACGCCGCGACCTGTCCCTGCTCGTCGACCCCGCGCTGTACGCCGACATCGAGGGGACGACGGACTCGGAGCTCATGTTCTACCTGGCCCTCACCTTCGGCCTGGACGAGAACCCGCCGGAGGCGGTGGCCCGGATGGTGGGAGCGGTGGAGCGCAGCGGCCGCGACCACGGTGTGGAGTTCCCTCTGCAGATGACGATCGGCGTGACCGACGGCGAACGCGTATGGGCCTTCCGCTATTCGAGCCAGGGCACTTCCCGGTCGCTGTTCTACAGCACCCGCGTGGACACCCTGCGCAAGCTGCACCCCGATGCGGCCTTCCTGCGGGAGGTGTCCGACGACACCCGGCTCGTCGTCTCCGAACCCCTCGGTGACCTGCCCGGCGCCTGGAACGAGGTACCGGAGAGCACGTACGGCGTCATACAGTCCGGAGCCGAGGAGCTGTACCCCTTCGTCCCGGAACCGGCCTGACACATCGACCGTCCGTCTCCCGTCAGCCGGTCTTGCCCCTCCTGGCGCCCGTACCCCTACCGCCGGGCTTGGCGGGCCCGCTCTTCTTCCTCGCTGCCGTGGCCTTCTCCGTGGCGGCGGCCGGTCGGGAGGGTGCTGTCCGGGCCGGTGCGGTCGACCACTTGAACTCGATCTCCAGCTCGATCTCCCCGTCACCGACCTCGACCTCCACCTCGGTGCGCAGGTCGTCGGGAATCCGCAGGCTCAACGTGGTTCCGGAGCCGAGTTCCAGTTCGGCCTCCCCGCCGTCCCTCAGCGCGGCCGCGAGCGCTTCCAGCCGATCAGCCGCCTCGATGCGCGACAGCGAGCTCTTCTGCTCGAACTTGAGATCCTTCACGGGTGCCTCCCATGCGGGACGAACACGACATAACGCCAATTCTGCGGCAACGCGCGGGATCGGACATCCCCGCGCTTCCCGCGCCGGTCATGAGCGGGGTTCGGTGTCAGGTCCAGGGCGCCACGAGGACGAAGGAGCGGCTGGCCCGGTACGCGGCCGTGTTCTGGGCGGGGTCGAGCCACAGCTGGAGGTTGTCCCGGTGGCGCAGGTAGCGGCCGGGGTAGTTGTACGACTCCAGGGAGACCGATCCGGCCGTGGAACCGGAACGGGGACAGAAGGTGGCGTCCTTCCGGAAGAGGGCGGAGGCGTCGTCGGTGTCCAGCCGGAGGCGGAAGGCGTAGTGGCGCAGATACCTGCCCGTGGCGTCCCTGAGCGAGTAGCAGTGGGGGTCGGCCAGGCCGGGCACGAAGGTGAAGGTGGCCGCCTGACGCGCGGCCTCGGAGCTGGTGGCGCCGACCGGCCCCAGGATGCCGAGCCGGTCCGACTGGCTCGCGTAGTCACCGGGGTGGTCGACGGACCGCAGGGCATGCCGCCCCGAAACGCGCGGCTCGGCCGTCGTCACCGGGGCCGCTTTCGGCTCAGGCGTCGCGGTCGCGGTCAGGGTCGGGGTCGGCGAGTCGGACGTTCGCGGGGACGTCGGCGGGGTCGAGGTGCCCGGCGACAGCGGGGCCGCCAGGGCGGGCCGCGGGGCCGGCTCGTGCGATCCCGTGGCGGCGTACCAGGCCACTCCGGCAGCCGCGAGCGTGACGGCAGTCGCGGCTGCCGCCGCCGCGGGCTTGGCGGCCAGCCGGCCGATCGTCCGCGCCGTACGGCTCGCACCGCCTGCCGTACGGGTGCCTGCGCCGACGCCCGCCCCGGCGGATCCCGCCCCCAGCGTCCTGGCCAGCACCAGTCCGGCCAGACCGATGGGCACCGGCACCAGCGCGAGTCCTGCCAGCAGCCCCTCCGCCGGTATCAGGTCGGACGCGCTCCGCAGGCACTGCGGACAGTCGCGGACATGGCGTGCCAGCCGCTTGCGCCACAGTCCGGACGGCCGCCCGTCCCACGAAGCGAGGACGGCGGCCAGGTCCGGGCAGCGCGGCGAGGCCGTCACGGCCCGTACGACGGTGCGCGCCGTCTCCAGTCGTTCCTTGACCCGCTGGACCCGGACCGCGGCGTGCTGCGGTGTGAGGCCGCAGGCCGCGGAGAGCTCGCCGCGGGTCAGTTCACCGGCGCTCTCCATCCACCACAGCGCGAGCATCTCGCGCTCCTCGTCCTCCAGCCAGCGGGTCGCCTCCACCGCCTCACGCCGCTGGCCCGACAGCGCGAGCCGAAGAATCGCCAGGTCGGCGAAGTCGGGCTGCGGCTCCGCCTCGGCGGCGTCCTCCAGGGGCTCCGCGGTGAGCCAGGTGCGCCCTGTGCGCCACCGGTCACGGATCTGCCGCACGGTGATGGCGACGAGCCAGGACCGGAACCGCTCCGGCCGCTCCAGTCCGGGCAGGCCGTCCAGGACCCGCATCATCGTCTCCTGGACCACGTCGTCGACGTCGCCGTGCCCGTTCAGCGCCCGTCCGACGATGTTGTAGACCAACGGCAGACAGTCCCGTACCAGCTGTTCCGAGGCCTGCCGGTCCCCGGCCCGCGCCGCCACGACGACGGCGACGTCCGGCCGTTCCCGAGTGTCCCGCGAGCGCACCCCGTCCCACCCGTCCCCTCGCCTGCCGATGTGTCGAGGCGACAGTGTGCCAGGAGGTCGACGCGCTCACCGAGCCGGTGCGGGCGCCTCCTGCTGCCGGACGACGGCCCCCGCCTCCTGCTGCCGGACGAGCGCGCCCACCGCTCCACGAGCGCGCGCGGTTCCCACGACGGCCGCGGCACCGGAGCGGGCGGGCGGGTGACCCTCACCGACGCCCTGGCCCCCATGCCCCCACCGCCGACCGTCAGCCGTTCGCCGCGGCCTTCTTGATCGCTTCGCGGATCCGGGAGTAGGTACCGCAGCGGCAGACGTTCTCGATGTCGTCGATGTCGGCGTCCGTCGGGTGGGGCGTCTTCTTCAGCAGGGCCACCGCGGCCATGATCTGACCCGGCTGGCAGAAGCCGCACTGCGCCACATCGCGCTCGAGCCAGGCCTGCTGCACGGGATGCAGCCTGTCGCCGTCGGCCAGGCCTTCGATCGTGGTGACCTCGCGGTCCGCACAGTCCGCGACCCGCACGACACAGGGCTGGATCTCCTCGCCGTCGAGGTGGCTCGTACAGGCACGGCAGACGCCCACGCCGCAGCCGTACTTGGGTCCCGTGACGTTCAGCATGTCCCGCAGGACCCACAGCAGCGGCATGTCGGACGGGGCCTCGACGGTGACCTGCTTCCCGTTGAGGAGAAAGGAGTAGGAGGGCATCGGCACCTTCTCGGAGGTCGGGTCAGAAGTTGAGCGGGAAGCGGCGGGGCCTGGAACCGGTCGCCCGGGCATAGGCGTTGGCGACGGCACCGGCCGCGGCCGGGACGCCGAGTTCGCCCGCCCCTCCCGGTTCCCGCCGGGAGGGCATGATGTGCGCCTCGAAGCGCAACGGGGCGTGCCGCTGGCGGGCGTAGTGGAAGTCGGCGTAGCTGCTCTCGCGGACGGCGCCCCGGTCGATGTGCAGTCCGGCCCGGAGGACGGTGGAGATGCCGTCGATCGCAGTGCCCATGAGCTGGGCCTCAAGTCCGCGCGGGTTGACGGCCGTTCCTACGTCGGCCGCCATCACCACCTTGGTCACCCGAGGGTCTTTCGGGTCGGTGGCGTCGATCTCGACCAGGCAGGCCACGCAGGAGCCGTACTCCTCGTGGACGGCGACGCCCTGTGCCCGGCCCGCCGGCAGTTCCCGGCCCCAGTGACCGGCGTCCGCGACCTTGTCGAGCACGGCTTTGACGGCCTTGTTCCTGAGGGTGGTGCGCCGGAAGGCGATCGGGTCCTTTCCCAGGCTCCTCGCGACCTCGTCGACGACGATCTCCTCAGCGGTCCGCATCGTCCCCGAGTCCACCGACCGCCAGGCACCGAGGGGCATCGCCAGTTCGACCGATCCCGAGTCCCCGGACACACGGCCGAAGTTGTACAGGCCGCTGTCGCTGGGCAGCGGGCCGGAAGCGGGTGCGACGGCCGGCGTCACCGTGATGCCGGTGTTCCCCTGGGCGGACAGGTTCTGCCCTTCGTACGACTCGCTCACCGAGGCCATCACGTGGGTGAACGCCACCACCCTGCCCCGTGCGTGGCTGGCCCGGATCCGGTGGTGGCTGGCCGGGCGCATCCGGCCGTGCCGGATGTCGTCGGCGCGGCTCCACATCAGCTTGACCGGCCGGCCCGCCGCCTTCGAGATGAGGGCGGCCTCGATCGCGGCGTCGTGGTTCAGCCGCCGGCCGAAGGAGCCGCCGCCTCGTACGACGTGGACCTTCACCTTCGAGGCGGGCAGCCCGACCGCGGAGGCGATGCTGTCCCGCGCGTCCATCGGCGTCTGGGAGGAGAACCAGATCTCGGCGTGGCCCGCACGGACGTCCGCCACCGCGGTCAGCACCTCCATGGGGGCGTGGCCGACGAAGGCGAACTCGAACTCGCCCTCCGTCTGCGCCGTTCCGCCCGGCGGGTTGCCGAGCCGGGGGACGGCGGCCCGCAGCCGCGAGCGGATCGCGGCATCGGAGAGCGCCGCGAGCGGGCCCGGTGCCCAGGTGATCCGCAGGGCGTCCCTCGCCTGGAAGGCGTGGTGGAAGGACTCCGCCACCACGGCGACCCCACCGGCGACCTTGACGACGGCGTGCACGCCCGGCATCGCGCGTGCGGCCCGGGAGTCGACGGAGACGAGCCTCCCGCCGAGCGTCGGCGGCCGGGCCACCACGGTCGGCTTCGCTCCGGCCACCGCCAGGTCCCCGGCGTACCTGGCCTTGCCGGTGACGATGTCCCGGGCGTCGATCCGGGTCGTCGGCCGCCCGATCACCCGGTGCCGGGACGGGGGCTTGGGCTTGCTCGACACGGCCGGCCGGGTGATCCGGGCGGCGCTCGCGGTGAGCGAACCGAAGGTGGCGGAGCGCCCGTCCGGTGCGATCACCCTCGTGTCCCGGGTGCGCAGGTACCGCGCGGGAAGGTGCCAGCGTCTGGCAGCCGCGGTCACCAGCTTGGCGCGCGCCAGAGCGGCCAGCTCACGGGCCGGACCGTAGAGCGAACTCACCGAGCTCGAACCGCCGGTGAACTGGTTGCCCTTGGCCCGGGCGTCCGCGAGCGGGATGTCGACGTCGGCGAGCCGGGCGTCCAGCTCCTCGGCGATCATCATGGCGACCGCGGTGGTGACGCCCTGGCCGACCTCGACGCGCGGCAGTCGTACGACGACCCTGTTGGCTTCGGTGACTTCGAGGACCAGCATCTCCTCGTCGGCACCGGTCACCAGGACGTCGGACGGCCGGCGCGGGGCGGCCGCGGTGGGCTCGGCGCCCTCCGCGGGCGCCGCGTCACAGCCGAGCGGCGCGGCGACGGTCAGCGTGGATGCCGCGAGCGAGTAGACCACGAACTTCCTGCGGGACCACTGACGGGCCACTGAACGCTCCTCTCCGAGAATCCCGGCGGTTCGACTGGTATGAGGGAGCAGCGGCCTTCGGGGTTGTCTGCGGGAGCCGAGCTGCCCGGATCGTCTGAGCGGTCAGGCTCCGCCCGCCCGGACACGGCCTGCGGGACATCGTGAACGCGATCCAGGGGTGGACCTCGCCGGCATTCCGTGGCGGTTGTCCGGTTCCGGGGCTTCACAGGCGGCCGGAGACCCGTTGTGTCCTCCTGAAGTTGTCGTGGGGCGGGGCGAGCGGCGTTGAGCCCCTCGCCCCGCCCCGAGGACAGGTTCTGCGTCAGACCGCTGCCTGCTGAGGCTCAGGAGCCTCGTGGGTCAGGCGGCCGGCCCTGTGCAGCCCGTAAAGGGACCCTGCACACACCAGCCCCAGAGACAGCAGCGCCAGCCAGGGCAGCGCGGACATGCCCGCCGACCGCGCGGCGTCGAGGGCCGCCCCGGTGAGCAGGTTGCCCAAGGTGATGCCGACGCCGCAGATGGTGTTGTAGAGGCCGTAGTGCGTGGCGACGAGGCGGTCGCCCGACAGTCGGACGATCGTGTCCATCTCGAAGGGGTACGCGATCATCGTGCCCAGGGCCAGCAGCAGCGCGGCCAGCGTCGGCGGGACGGCGGCGAGCAGCCGGCGCCCCAACCCCTCGTCGGGCACCGGCACGGCCGTCGCCGCGAGCAGAGGCACGAACGCCACGCCCATGCACAACAGCCCCCAGGCCAGGGCCTGTCCGGGCTCCAGCCGCTCCTTGCACCATGCGGTCACCCGGGTCTGGCCGAAGATCGTGGCCAGTCCCGAGGCCGCGAACAGTACTGCGACGGCCGCGGTCCCGAACTCGCCGTCGCCGCCCAGGCGTCGTACCTCCAGCGGCAGCGCCAGATAGACCTGGAAGGACAGGACGTACGAGCCGATCATGGCCGTCGAGAAGAGCAGGAACGCGCGGTTGCGCAGGATCCCGCCCCACTGGGACAGCACACGCTCCCGCGCGCCGGACTTCGCGTTCGACGCGTCGTCCGCCCGTCGAGCGGGCAACGAGCGGATCTGTACGACGCTCAGCACCGCGAAGACCGCTGCCGATACGAGGCAGGTGATCCGGAAGTCGAAGCCGGTCAGCAGCATCCCCACCAGCGGGCCGAGCAGGATGCCCGCCTGGTAGAAGACGTTGAAGAGGGCGAACGCCTCGACCCTGCGCTCCCCCGCGTCGGCCGCGAGATAGGCACGCACCGCCGGGTTGAACAACGCCCCCGCGAAGCCGGTGGCCGCCGAGGCGGCGAGCAGCGCGGGAACCGAGTCGACCAGACCGAGCGTGGCGAAGCCCACTGTGCGCAGCACGCACCCCGCGACGATCAGCGGCTTGTAGCCGAAACGATCCGCCAGTGTGCCGCCGATGAGGAACATGCCCTGCTGGCTGAAGTTCCGTACGCCCAGGATGAGTCCGACCAGCCAGCCGGCCAGCCCGAGGGAGCCTGACAGGTGGGCGGCCAGGTACGGCATCAGCATGTAGAAGCCGAGGTTGATGGTGAACTGGTTCACCATGAGCAGTTGGACGCTCCGCTCGTAGGAACGGACCTGCCTGAGCGTCGCCTTCACCGCGCCGCCCCGCCTTCGGCACCGGCCGCCTCGGCCCTCGGGGAGAGCGGATCACCGACCCTCGTGCAGCGGGTCCAGCGGGTGACCTCCTTCTCGTCGGGACGGCCGACGATCTCGGGTTCGGGCGCGGGAATGACGCCCGACAGCCCTTGCTCGGCGCAGTATTCGTCGTCGTAGACCGTCTCCAGGTACCGCTGGGGCCCGTCGGGAAAGATCGCCACGATACGGGTGCTCGCAGGTGTCGTGCGGGCGAGCCAGCCGGCCACGAGCGCGACCGCGCCGACGCTCCAGCCGCCCGTGGCGTAGTGCGAGGTGGCCAACTGCCTGCAGGCCCAGACGGATTCGCCCGGTGCCACCCAGTGCACCTCGCTGAAGTTCTCGTAGGCGACGTTGCGTGGGTAGATGCTGGAGCCGAGGCCGCGCATGAGACGGGGTCGGGCGGGCTGGCCGAAGATGGTCGAGCCGACGGTGTCCACGCCCACCAGTCGCATGCCGGGGTACAGCTGGCGCAGGACGCGCGAGATGCCGGCCGAGTGGCCGCCTGTCCCGACGCTGCAGACCAGTACGTCGATGTGGCCCAGCTGCGAGGCGAGTTCGAGGGCCAGCGGGATGTAGGCGGAGACGTTGTCCGGGTTGCTGTACTGGTCGGGGCACCAGGCTCCGGGGGTCCGCGTCAGCAGTTCGGCCACTCGGTCGCGGCGAGCCTGTTGCCAGCCGCCGGTGGGGTGCGGCTCGGGGACCATGTCGACGGTGGCGCCGTAGG is a genomic window containing:
- a CDS encoding sigma-70 family RNA polymerase sigma factor, which gives rise to MRSRDTRERPDVAVVVAARAGDRQASEQLVRDCLPLVYNIVGRALNGHGDVDDVVQETMMRVLDGLPGLERPERFRSWLVAITVRQIRDRWRTGRTWLTAEPLEDAAEAEPQPDFADLAILRLALSGQRREAVEATRWLEDEEREMLALWWMESAGELTRGELSAACGLTPQHAAVRVQRVKERLETARTVVRAVTASPRCPDLAAVLASWDGRPSGLWRKRLARHVRDCPQCLRSASDLIPAEGLLAGLALVPVPIGLAGLVLARTLGAGSAGAGVGAGTRTAGGASRTARTIGRLAAKPAAAAAATAVTLAAAGVAWYAATGSHEPAPRPALAAPLSPGTSTPPTSPRTSDSPTPTLTATATPEPKAAPVTTAEPRVSGRHALRSVDHPGDYASQSDRLGILGPVGATSSEAARQAATFTFVPGLADPHCYSLRDATGRYLRHYAFRLRLDTDDASALFRKDATFCPRSGSTAGSVSLESYNYPGRYLRHRDNLQLWLDPAQNTAAYRASRSFVLVAPWT
- a CDS encoding class II glutamine amidotransferase; translated protein: MCRWLAYSGTPLLLDTILYKPAHSLIDQSLHSRLGVETTNGDGFGVGWYSEESIATPALFTDVGPAWNNRNLRELADHVRSPLFFAHIRATTGTAVQQTNCHPFRHGRWMWMHNGAIADYHLVRRDLSLLVDPALYADIEGTTDSELMFYLALTFGLDENPPEAVARMVGAVERSGRDHGVEFPLQMTIGVTDGERVWAFRYSSQGTSRSLFYSTRVDTLRKLHPDAAFLREVSDDTRLVVSEPLGDLPGAWNEVPESTYGVIQSGAEELYPFVPEPA
- a CDS encoding PrpF domain-containing protein, translated to MLRLQGEMIRGGTSKCWIFDHHDVVATGVDADTLLLAAYNAADPRQIDGVGGASSTTSKAAIVRASTKPDVDVEYAFAQVGIGDARVEWTSNCGNCATAVALYAVHNQLVPVTSDSTTVRMLNINTGARLSGTIPTPGRTAPDAGTARVPGTAALGVPVLLGFEDPAGTSTGRALPTGHALDTLTGPTGTVEASLVDAGAPAALFEAKAFGLDGTESLADFATAVPALTVLRRQAALAMGLVQESDPVSHAVPKVGVVARPVAYRTTDGTLVPQDEYDLAVRMVSMHAPHPAIGLTSAVALATAAATPGTLAHRVARQTADGTLRLGTPAGVITARAVPAGEGASPTVLLHRAARRIARAELLVPVLEGRPA
- a CDS encoding amphi-Trp domain-containing protein, with amino-acid sequence MKDLKFEQKSSLSRIEAADRLEALAAALRDGGEAELELGSGTTLSLRIPDDLRTEVEVEVGDGEIELEIEFKWSTAPARTAPSRPAAATEKATAARKKSGPAKPGGRGTGARRGKTG
- a CDS encoding LysR family transcriptional regulator, coding for MLDVRRILLFAEVARRGSVTATARALNYTPSAVSQQVGRLEAEAGQPLLERHARGVTLTDAGRALAERGERIKRELTAAENELADFAGLRAGTLRVGTFPTVGASLLPRAVIAFRRTHPDVRLTVRSSRIAGLWAMLENREIEMSLMWDYDWNRIDREDIVVTSLVDDPPALLVGADHPLAGRASAALADFADDAWITRAENHPVAEALARSCRTAGFEPQIAYEAHDYQEAQAMVAAGIGVALAPTLALEGIRGGVSVLPLLPPAPVRRILLVRMSDHALTPAAEAFVGFLRDSAAVAGGR
- the dctA gene encoding C4-dicarboxylate transporter DctA, whose translation is MSRNDAAPGTVDAPPSRLRRLLSLLYVQCLIGVLAGAAVGWLWPSFGADLKPLGDGFIALVRMMIAPVIFCTVVHGIASMGNARAVGRVSLKALIYFEVLTTVAMVIGLVVVNVVQPGSGLHVDPSTLSTKGLPPEATASHESLSAFLLAMIPDTLLSALTGHEILPVLLISVLFGFGLNAAGEAGAGLTQGIEKLSRVLFTLIRWIMRLAPIGAFGSMAFTIGNYGLDTLRHLFLLVGSFWLTALFFVLVVLGTVMRVNGLRLLPFLRYIKEELLIVLGTSSSEPVLPRMMAKLQHAGASKPVVGITLPAGYSFNLDGTAIYLTMGSVFLAQALGIDLSLTQQLSMLAVMLLTSKGAAGVTGSGFIALAATLSAVPHVPVAALALIFGIDRFMSEARALTSVVGNGVATLAVAKWEGQLDEERARAVLRGEIPFTAVPEGDHTPGPQAGPTSDPHPGAVEEAEPKTAAGAVEDDPKAPTGAGREPVPAAG
- a CDS encoding NAD(P)/FAD-dependent oxidoreductase, which encodes MERSQSDTCVIGAGPAGLAVARALAERNLPYTHLERHSGPGGIWDIDNPGSPMYESAHFISSKTLSGFGGFPMPDHFADYPPHRQILSYLTSFADAYGLTERIEFGTAVENVAKNADGTWTVTTSDGGQSVHGQVVVCTGSQWHPNIPELPGRFSGEVRHTVGYRGAEELRGKRVLVVGAGNSGCDIACDAARSADHAVISMRRGYWFIPKHLFGRPVDTIAAGGPKLPMWLEQRLFGALLRILNGDPTRLGLQKPDHRLFETHPAVNSMLIHHLQHGDITARPGIADTAGRTVRFTDGSSDEFDLILLATGYVHKVPVAQKYFGDEQHPDLYLSSFSREHHGLFGVGFIETNSGAYQLFDAQAQLIAGYLDDARQGLRNAERFAQMIRADRPDLSGGLTFVDSPRHVGYVDGGAVVKYLRKVARDMGWRTEGQPPPVRSPRHAEAAA